The Sebastes fasciatus isolate fSebFas1 chromosome 22, fSebFas1.pri, whole genome shotgun sequence genome includes the window gtatcttcatcatctccagagtatcttcatcatctccagggtatcttcatcatctccagagtatcttcatcatctccagggtatcttcatcatctccagggtatcttcatcatcttcagggtatcttcatcatcttcagggtatcttcatcaacttcagggtatcttcatcatcttcagggTATCTTctggttatctggcttcactaactctaacaaacgagatctcaCTAAACTGAACTatgaagctggttatcaactcagtaagtCAACCCAGAGTTTCTCTGTCTGGTTATGAGcacgttcacatgaacgaggaggtgtttacagcatctgaccaatcacagacacgaacaagactactgaccaatcacagacatgaacgagactactgaccaatcacagacacggacaagactactgaccaatcacagacatgaacaagactactgaccaatcacagacatgaacgagactactgaccaatcacagacacgaacaagactactgaccaatcacagacacgaacaagactactgaccaatcacagacatgaacaagactactgaccaatcacagacacggacaagactactgaccaatcacagacatgaacaagactactgaccaatAACAGACATGAACgagactactgaccaatcacagacacgaacaagactactgaccaatcacagacatgaacaaggctactgaccaatcacagacacgaacaagactactgaccaatcacagacacggacaagactactgaccaatcacagacacgaacaagactactgaccaatcacagacacggacaagactactgaccaatcacagacacgaacaagactactgaccaatcacagacacgaacaagactactgaccaatcacagacatgaacaagactactgaccaatcacagacatgaacgagactactgaccaatcacagacacgaACGAGACTactgacagacaggcagagcggcacattatacaaagagtaaactatattagagaAATAGGAAGAGGTGAAACTCTTAATCAGACTAACAGTAACAGctgaagctgctaaatgcaggaagaacagctggaaaaagaaaaaactccagatgtgtgaatgtgtaaattaacagacttattaatttaacggaacactcaaaagtaaagtgtacttatatatatataaatagcatTTACGATAATAATAGATGAATGTAATACATGTCTGTTAATACTGTGAAAACACAGATGCGTCTATGAGTATTTAAACCTCCTtccacctgctcctcctctctgacggtgtgaaacggactcaagagcaagtaaaaataaataaatataaaatataattcaaagcggtaaacacccccaacataaatccagctgtccttcctgcatctgtcagtttaaactgagttgtttttagtctggattatgacggtaacttcttcatatgtgtgtaatattatcatacaatcaccgcactgagctctgattggtcagtaggcgatgagttgatctcttatctggaacataacctgctccggagcaggttagccgttcagcatcagttaccatggagatctacccagcatcagttaccatggagatctacccctgtaagaagtgaaccagcttcgtagtaccgAAAACCCAGaattaaccctgaagttacctcaataaccgcaaatcctgcttcgtagtacagacctctgacctctggccTCAGGAAACAGCAACAACACGTGGAGGAAATATTAATTCaattttaattctcgcgaagttccacattcacatccacatccacatccacatccacattcacatccacatccacatccacattcacatccacatccacatccacattcacattcacatccacatccacatccacattcacattcacatccacatccacatccacattcacatccacattcacatccacatccacatccacatccacattcacatccacatccacatccacatccacatccacatccacattcacatccacatccacatccacattcacattcacatccacattcacatccacatccacatccacattcacatccacatccacatccacatccacatccacatccacatccacattcacattcacatccacatccacatccacatccacattcacattcacattcacatccacatccacatccacattcacatccacatccacatccacattcacatccacatccacatccacattcacattcagtgtCAATTTACCCAAacaaaagcctaatttcttagtatttatgaaagaaattgtttatctgtcaacaatttcttcctcacaaaataaaaaagcaatgaaaacaatgaatgtatgtaatatctttaaagtttttaagtgaaattattgtcataatctcgcgtatttaaaaaaaaattattatctacttatttatctatttttattgtttttttacattattttatgttttttatttagatttattaaCCTTTATTACTTCACTTTAAAATGTCACTCAGCTGCTGTGTGCTTCAACTACTGACGTCATATTAATgtcaaataaagattattattattaaagtaaaataaagattattattattaaagtaaaataaagattattattattaatgtcaaataaagattattattattaatgtcaaataaagattattattattaatgtcaaATAAAGATAATCttaatcattattaataatgtaaaataaaggttaTTCAATGAAAACTACACAAAGGAGGAAAATATAATGTTGAACTATGAGAATATGTATGaagcagataaaaacaataacggGAACACATCTGGATATATAAACGCTTTAAatgatgacgtcatgatgaggtcacggtgttagctggaggctaaccaagggaaagactggaggctaacgctagcagtgggctaacattagctggaggctaacgctagcagtgggctaacattagctggaggctaacattagctggaggctaacgctagcagtgggctaacattagctggaggctaacgctagcagtgggctaacattagctggaggctaacactagcagtgggctaacattagctggaggctaacgctagcagtgggctaacattagcagtgggctaacattagctggaggctaacgctagcagtgagctaacattagctggaggctaacgctagcagtgggctaacattagctggaggctaacactagcagtgggctaacattagctggaggctaacgctagcagtgggctaacattagctggaggctaacactagcagtgggctaacattagctggaggctaacgctagcagtgggctaacattagctggaggctaacgctagcagtgggctaacattagctggaggctaacactagcagtgggctaacattagctggaggctaaccaaaggacagactggaggctaacgctagcagtgggctaacattagctggaggctaacactagcagtgggctaacattagctggaggctaacactagcagtgggctaacattagctggaggctaacgctagcagtgggctaacattagctggaggctaacgctagcagtgggctaacattagctggaggctaacactagcagtgggctaacattagctggaggctaacgctagcagtgggctaacattagctggaggctaacgctagcagtgggctaacattagctggaggctaacactagcagtgggccaacattagctggaggctaacactagcagtgggctaacattagctggaggctaacgctagcagtgggctaacattagctggaggctaacactagcagtgggctaacattagctggaggctaacgctagcagtgggctaacattagctggaggctaacgctagcagtgggctaaagctcCACATCTAAatgtcctctgtgttgttgtctgaaTCCAGATCTCAGACGTTAGAGATGAGTAACTGTGATTGGAGCTCTAGAGCTACAATATCaaagaagcgtttcagagacggagaggaaatgatgctaatagtttagccttctgctaccAGCAGCTAACGTGagccgttagctgctgttagcagaaggctaaactattagcaaccctttctctccgtctctgaaacgcttctctgatgttgtccgactctctttgtgactgactttactgaaggatagttaactagaGACATCCacagatttatacgccctcagttTATCTTTACCGCGCTGCCGCTGGCCACCGGCCCGCTGGTCGGACGCAaggctacttagctagcttagcttgctaattccaccatgctacagGAAATGAGTCCAACAGCGGTCAGCGCCGGGTCACGGTTCTGGAGACAGacaagctagctaactaactagactAGCTAACTTGTCTAGAAGCCAAAGAGGCTAACAGGTTAGCACCTTAGCAAGGAGGTAACATTATGCAGTAAGGACAAAGACATAATGACGGAGGAAGAAGacgaggccgttgggaatatcaacattttcatcagacaagaaaaacaatatacgacacatatatatatatatatattcacttattatgcagcAATAAATGAACTTCCACGGCCTCCGCcgtttctgacaacgtcaacaaacacatcacaactcgtgaactcggagctttcagagaCTTTCCACTGACGAGGTCGTtaatacgacatgaggggggggggggcgttcatataTGAACACATTTACTACTGCAGCACCacaaaaagagatcatatttcTCCTTTAGCTTCTCTGCAACCTCCAGAAcagagttcaataaaaaaacaacacttttcagagatttagcaacaaaagatagaaattcagtttgttcagttcagttttttcccaaacgagtgaatcctcttctcaaCATAGaggatctctgcatctctggatctcgctgctgcatggcgctgttgtgtgagagagcagaggacagaagcagctgcATTTGGCGCTTGGCGAGTGTTAATTTCGGACCCTGAAGACATCatacggtaccttcggtactgtagaaaaagagtaccgtcacattttttgaattttggcatcgacttggtaccgaagtaccggttctcgtgacatctcTACGTCGTAGCAGCCACGATAACGTACATGCTGTCTAGAACATACAGCGGGACACGAAGAGCAGGTGTTCATAACGctgcagtgtgaatgcgttggtgggcTCTGAGGTTACTACCGTTAGAAAAACTTTTACCACATTGCTCACAactgtacggtttctctccggtGTGAGTGCGTTGGTGGATTTTAAGTTGACCGCTCTGAGAAAAGGTTTTCCCACACAGGCCACACCAGTACGGTCTCTCTCCAGTGTGACTGCGTTGGTGGATCTTGAGTTCCCCTGATGTGGTGCAAGCTTTCCCACACTGGTCACAGCTGTATGGTTTCACTCCAGTGTGATGGCGCTCATGGATCGTAAGGTTACTTGATGCAGTGAAGGTTTTCCCACAAAAGTGACACCGGtatggtttctctccagtgtgataGCGTTGGTGGACTTTGAGTTCACCTGATGTGAGGAAGGTTTTCCCACAGTCATCACAGCTGTACGGTTTCTCCCCAGTGTGGATGCGTTGGTGTGTTTTAAAGTGACTACTGCGTGAAAAACAGGTTCCACACAGCTGACAcctgtacggtttctctcctgtgtgaacACGTCGGTGGAGTTGTAATTTATCGTGAGTGGTGAAAGCATTCCCACACTGGTCACAGCTGtatggtttctctccagtgtgcgTACGCTTATGGATTTTCAGGTAACTTGATGTAGAGAACGTTTTCCCACACTGGTCACACcagtagggtttctctccagtgtgaatgcgttgatggaCTTTTAGGTTATTTAACTGACTGAACGCACTCCCACATTGGTCACAGCCGTATGGTTTCTCTCCGGTGTGAATGTATTTATGCTTTTTAAGTGTACATGATGTAGTGAAACTTTTCCCACATTcgtcacagctgtagggtttctctccagtgtgaatgcgtcgATGGCTCTTTAAGGTGCTCAGCTGTGTGaacgctgctccacattcatcacagctgtagggtttctctccggTGTGACTGCGTTGATGGACTTTGAGCTCAGCTGATGTCCCGTAAGCTTTCTCACAGAGGTCACAGTGGTACGGTTTTTCTCCAGTGTGCACACGTCGATGTGCGTTTAACTGATGCAGCAGATTGAACGTTTTCTCACATTCGTCACAGCTGTGTGGTTTCTCTCCAGCGTGACTGATCTGATGGTTCTTTAGGTGACTTAACTGTGAAAACGCTGACCCACACTGGTCGCAgttgtagggtttctctccagtgtggcGGCGCCGGTGGGTTTGTAGGTTCTGTCGAGTGGTGAAAGTTTTCCCACAGTCATCACAGCTGTGTGGTTTCTCTCCGGTGTGAACTCTCTGATGAACCTTTAGATATCGAGATGTTGTGAAGGATTTCTCACAGAGCGGACAGCTGTGACGTTCCACTTCCTGTCCTCCCCGTTCCTATAGCAACAAGAACCATAAAGAATATTTAGAACatgtcaacaaacaaacacggaAAAACTCTGATGAGTTCTGAGGTTCTGACCCGCCGACGCACATCGACACAACTCAGCTCGTATTAAAACACGCCGTTCTTAAAGTATCAGACTAATAAAACGCTATGGGACCGAGATCTGCAAGAACTCTGGTGAGACTCGCTGCCGACGGCCCGTCCTAACCTCAGTTTGgtggctcccttctagacaccaCCACGGGAAgctttattaaattattattattataaatttattcaaattgtttaacagaccccggatgttttttttctttttattcttcttttcctttatttacattttatttgttgtataacttattttatttttatactttgaaatatatatatatatatatatttataataataacaatataatggaaaatctgaacatgtttctATAACTACTGTACTGAACTTTCTACATAAAGTATGGAGAACACAAGGAAATCCTCTCGGCTGTTCTCGGCTCCTCTCGGCTcctctcgtctgatctcggctTCACTCGGCTCCATTCGGCTCCTCTCGGCTCCTCTCGGCTcctctcgtctgatctcggctTCACTCGGCTCCTCTCGGCTCCATTCGGCTCCTCTCGGCTCCTCTCGGGCCGCAGCTCATCTCTAACGAGCCTTTTGTTACACGACGCAACGCGGGAAAACCTCCATAAATAGAGTAAACAtgaaaccagaaccagaacccgGAGCCATAGAGCCATAGAGCCATAGAACCATAGAACCGGTGCAGACCCTCCAGCAGTAGAACCTCCCTGTTCAGGATctattgttatatatttatatatattcacaaACAGATGGAAGGTTCTGGACTAAACGATCAACTGACCTGAACATCAGAGAGACCAGAGGACTCCAGAGAGCCTGCTGCCCTACTGGACTCGGGGTCCATTCCGCTCTAGTCCTGGTCCTGTTTCTGGTCTCTGAGATCCTGCTGGACTCCTCTCTGGATTCTGTCCTCTACAGATCTCGCGGAGCCTTCGTGTTCTCGCGATCCTACAGCGTCTCGGTGACGCGTCTCTCAGTCCCGCCCCCCCTTAGTTACCGTTGCTAAGGCAGCAGATTTACCGCCACTGAGCTGAGAAACAAAATGTCTGGAAGAAGATATTAGATATTTTCAGTttattaacctttatttatacatttcaaTACTAgtaatattatatcatattatttatatataatatacaatattatatataatattatttatttttattatatatatatatatattatataaataataataataataatagtagttccataaacatgttcagattCATAAAGAATTCAATAAATTAATTTCATGgtacaaaataatattaaaataaattatacaacaaataaaatgtaagaaaatgaaaagaagttgaacaaaaacaaaataaataatcagaGTTTATTAAAAAGCTGCAATAAATCTGAAACGTTTGAAAtaatttaatactttatttttttattttttattaaaagaaatatagGAGGGTATTATTTTTAGCCgtatcattttatggatataatattttgatattagatattaatcatattaattatgtaaatttaATCTGCCAAAAAACTGAAACAGGAATGTTTAGAACAAAATATGATTTGATTATAAAACATTAGAGTAGAACATCTGGTCTgagattaattattattaatattattattctgACAGAAACTGAAcaataatttagtttttgtaGTAATAACATAAAAATCTGCTGGTTTTAACGTGACGTTGTCATGGCAACGTGATGCTTTACATTATCAGATCATTTGTGTAAATAATATTTTGCTGATAAAATCTCAATATTTACAAGAAATTCATCTGTTTTTATGAAACATGAAGATTTTTACTGACAGAAGTTTGATGAATGAGTTAAAGTCACCGACTCATCGCTACATCCTccattctggactgaaagcGCCAGCGAGTCCGTGGCCGCGGATCTGTAGACGAAACCGACGACCGCTTTGTGTGTCTGATGTTAGCCCATTAACGTTAGCTACGCTAGCTTAGCACTGTTAgcttagctaacgttagctacgctAGCTTAGCAGTGATAACTTAGCtgtgttagctaacgttagctatgcTAGCTAAACTAATGCGTTCAGCTCTATTGAGACAGAGAAAAGTGAGAAAAACACGTTACaacttttaaacacaaacaacaaattcCAGCCACAAATATTCAGATTTATTGAAGTTTATTAATTCATGTTAAAACGTGCGTCGCTGCTGCGGCTTCAAATACTGacgtcattcattcattcattcatcgtAAACTAAAACcaacagaaacagagaaacatGTCGTCGTGAAGGAAGACTGAATAAAAACAACTGAAACTGAAGCGATGTTACCTGAGTAAAgactaataacaataaaataatagattaatttcagttttagttttttatctTTAATATATCACGACAGTAAAAAGGAAACAGCATAAATCAACTCTGGACACGAACGTAGCGcgaatattaaatattaaacattacgTCCTTCATACTCTCCAAGCAGCTGCTCTGTATGTCGATGTAGCGAAAGACTTCTGAGACTTTACAGCTCAACCTGACAACAACTAACTAAACTACAGAtatgaaaactaaaactaaatcaaaCATCAACAGaagcagataaaaacaataacaggAGCACATCTGGAATAAATCATTCTAAACCCTCTTTTTGGAGCTTTTGACCACATCCCATGGCCTTCTTCAGCTCTTGAACTTTCTCAGTTGTCGTCACATGACGCTAGCCCAGCACATTCACATGATAACAGCTGGTTGTATTCGGGGGGGGGAACATTCAAAACGATGTTGTGTGCGCGCGTTGGTGGACTGTCAGGCTTCCTCTCTGAGTAAAGGTTTTCCCACACTGGTCACAgctgtacggtttctctcccGTGTGAATAATCTCGTGGTTCTGACTTTCAGCTAATGTAACGAAAGTTTTGTCACACCGGTCgcaccagtacggtttctctccggtGTGAAGACGTCGGTGGACCTGTAAGCAAAACGCCTGAGCAAAAGTCTTCCCACAGaggtcacaccagtacggtttctctccagagTGAACGCGTTGGTGACGGACGAGTGTGCTTCGCCTGGTGAACGCCAGCTCACACTGGTCACAgctgtacggtttctctccggtATGAACACGCCTGTGTCTCGTTAGATCAACTTGAGCACAGAAGACCTTCTCACACTGGTCACAGCTgaacggtttctctccagtgtgcaCGTACTGGTGAGTTTGGAAGTGCTCCTTGTGAAGGAACGCTGCTCCACACTCGTCACAGCGgtacggtttctctcctgtgtgaatGCCGTAGTGAATTTTTAAGGAACCTGGTCTTGCGAAACCTTTCCCACACTGGTCACacctgtagggtttctctccgcTGTGAGTGCTCTGGTGGTTTTGCAGGTGATTCTTACGTTTGAACGTTttcccacattcatcacagcggtgtagtttctctccagtgtgaatcagtctctttcttcctctccgtttctatagcaacagacaaacagacagagagagtcagccatggtggagcgacctATCTAGAACCATAAAGAACATTTAGAACATGTCAACAAACCAACAGAGCCGGGCTGCGGTCCAATAGTCTGTTTCTCTCAGGacggttcctaacggagtgaaatgattCTGTTGATCAGAACTCAGTTTAATAATATCAGaatctttaaaatgaattacCAACAATTCTGCCAAAATAACTAAGAATGTAGAAATGTTGCATCCTCGTTTAACTCCTCTACTGAAACTAGGTGAGGTACCATGAGGGAGCGCTACTCAACCAGTCGGGTCGTTGTTAAAGGATTCTATTACGTTGCACAATTTAGCTCCAAATCCAGCTAGCTGTGCTAACCTGTGCTAGCCGTGCTAAACCGTGCTAAGCTGTGCTTAATTGGGCTAAGCTGCGTGctagctgtgtttccatagAGACTCTGTTGTAGTGCTAGCTGTGTTAGCATAGCTGTGGAAAGCTAACTAGTTTCCCGCGTTAGCATTAGCTAACCTGAACCAGGAAGTCTTTGTTATTAATAGATCTCTTTGTTCTTC containing:
- the LOC141760665 gene encoding uncharacterized protein LOC141760665 isoform X1, whose protein sequence is MDPESSRAAGSLESSGLSDVQERGGQEVERHSCPLCEKSFTTSRYLKVHQRVHTGEKPHSCDDCGKTFTTRQNLQTHRRRHTGEKPYNCDQCGSAFSQLSHLKNHQISHAGEKPHSCDECEKTFNLLHQLNAHRRVHTGEKPYHCDLCEKAYGTSAELKVHQRSHTGEKPYSCDECGAAFTQLSTLKSHRRIHTGEKPYSCDECGKSFTTSCTLKKHKYIHTGEKPYGCDQCGSAFSQLNNLKVHQRIHTGEKPYWCDQCGKTFSTSSYLKIHKRTHTGEKPYSCDQCGNAFTTHDKLQLHRRVHTGEKPYRCQLCGTCFSRSSHFKTHQRIHTGEKPYSCDDCGKTFLTSGELKVHQRYHTGEKPYRCHFCGKTFTASSNLTIHERHHTGVKPYSCDQCGKACTTSGELKIHQRSHTGERPYWCGLCGKTFSQSGQLKIHQRTHTGEKPYSCEQCGKSFSNGSNLRAHQRIHTAAL
- the LOC141760665 gene encoding uncharacterized protein LOC141760665 isoform X2 gives rise to the protein MDPESSRAADSLESSDVQKRRGRKRLIHTGEKLHRCDECGKTFKRKNHLQNHQSTHSGEKPYRCDQCGKGFARPGSLKIHYGIHTGEKPYRCDECGAAFLHKEHFQTHQYVHTGEKPFSCDQCEKVFCAQVDLTRHRRVHTGEKPYSCDQCELAFTRRSTLVRHQRVHSGEKPYWCDLCGKTFAQAFCLQVHRRLHTGEKPYWCDRCDKTFVTLAESQNHEIIHTGEKPYSCDQCGKTFTQRGSLTVHQRVHTGEKPHSCDDCGKTFTTRQNLQTHRRRHTGEKPYNCDQCGSAFSQLSHLKNHQISHAGEKPHSCDECEKTFNLLHQLNAHRRVHTGEKPYHCDLCEKAYGTSAELKVHQRSHTGEKPYSCDECGAAFTQLSTLKSHRRIHTGEKPYSCDECGKSFTTSCTLKKHKYIHTGEKPYGCDQCGSAFSQLNNLKVHQRIHTGEKPYWCDQCGKTFSTSSYLKIHKRTHTGEKPYSCDQCGNAFTTHDKLQLHRRVHTGEKPYRCQLCGTCFSRSSHFKTHQRIHTGEKPYSCDDCGKTFLTSGELKVHQRYHTGEKPYRCHFCGKTFTASSNLTIHERHHTGVKPYSCDQCGKACTTSGELKIHQRSHTGERPYWCGLCGKTFSQSGQLKIHQRTHTGEKPYSCEQCGKSFSNGSNLRAHQRIHTAAL